In the genome of Pseudomonas bubulae, one region contains:
- a CDS encoding ABC transporter permease, with translation MFNLSPLGRRRLKHFKANRRGWWSLWIFIGLFVVCLGGELIANDKPLAIHYKDSWYFPIVSSHLETDFGGELPFEPDYRSDYVRKLIADQGGWMLFAPIPFSYDTVNYDLQEPSPSPPSATNWLGTDDQARDVLARVIFGARISILFALILTAISTVVGITAGALQGFYGGLVDLLGQRVQEIWAGLPVLYLLIILSGFVAPSFWWLLGIMALFSWLALVDVVRAEFLRGRSLEYVKAARALGLTDGALMRRHILPNAMTSTLTYLPFILTGAIATLTALDFLGFGMPPGSASLGELIGQAKHNLQAPWLGLTAFCALALILSLLVFIGEACRDAFDPRT, from the coding sequence ATGTTCAACCTCTCTCCTCTTGGCCGTCGCCGCCTCAAACATTTCAAGGCCAACCGCCGTGGCTGGTGGTCACTGTGGATTTTTATCGGGCTGTTCGTGGTATGTCTGGGCGGTGAACTGATTGCCAACGACAAGCCCCTGGCGATTCACTACAAGGACAGCTGGTACTTTCCGATTGTCAGCAGTCACCTCGAAACCGATTTCGGCGGCGAGTTGCCCTTTGAACCCGACTACCGCAGCGACTACGTACGCAAGCTGATTGCCGATCAGGGCGGCTGGATGCTCTTCGCGCCGATTCCGTTCAGCTACGACACCGTCAACTACGACCTCCAGGAGCCCTCACCCAGCCCACCGAGCGCCACCAACTGGCTGGGCACTGACGATCAGGCCCGGGATGTACTGGCCCGCGTGATCTTCGGCGCACGGATTTCCATCCTCTTTGCCTTGATCCTGACCGCCATCAGCACCGTGGTGGGCATTACCGCCGGTGCCCTGCAAGGCTTCTATGGAGGCCTGGTCGACCTGCTTGGCCAGCGCGTGCAGGAAATCTGGGCCGGGTTACCGGTGCTGTACCTGCTGATCATTTTGTCCGGCTTTGTCGCTCCGAGTTTCTGGTGGTTGCTGGGCATCATGGCGCTGTTCAGCTGGCTGGCCCTGGTGGATGTGGTGCGCGCCGAGTTCTTGCGCGGGCGCAGCCTGGAGTACGTCAAGGCTGCGCGGGCCCTGGGCCTGACTGACGGCGCACTGATGCGCCGGCATATCCTGCCCAACGCCATGACCTCCACCCTGACCTACCTGCCGTTTATCCTGACCGGTGCCATTGCCACCCTCACCGCCCTGGACTTTCTCGGCTTTGGCATGCCCCCGGGCAGCGCATCGCTGGGCGAACTGATCGGCCAGGCCAAACACAATCTGCAGGCGCCGTGGCTGGGCCTGACCGCGTTCTGTGCGCTGGCGCTGATCCTGTCGCTACTGGTGTTTATCGGCGAAGCCTGCCGCGACGCCTTCGATCCCCGGACCTGA